A single window of Hylaeus volcanicus isolate JK05 chromosome 8, UHH_iyHylVolc1.0_haploid, whole genome shotgun sequence DNA harbors:
- the LOC128880908 gene encoding probable serine hydrolase isoform X2, translating into MSIIEQKIPPTDNMNGHKTHHFEEIEIPVPWGHVSGKWWGPRGIQPIVALHGRQDNAGSFDLLIPLLPDDISVLCVDMPGHGLSSHYPKGHFYYNYWDGIILLRRIMTHFSWSKVKLLGHSLGGAISFLYAASYPDDVELLISLDIAAPTVKGVAKITQATGDTIDKFLKYEMQESSNIPSYTYDEALDIVYDGYKGSITKESAVILMKRGTRPSGEPDRYCFSRDVRLKASLLNMPSIDLMLSYAARIKCAYLNIRAVNGLVYDQAEHYDDILNEIKVGAKRFEFHVVEGTHHVHLNNPERIATIITKFIST; encoded by the exons ATGAGTATTATTGAACAGAAAATTCCTCCCACTGATAACATGAATGGGCATAAAACGCATC attttgaagaaattgaaatacctGTACCATGGGGCCACGTAAGCg GCAAATGGTGGGGTCCCAGAGGGATCCAACCAATAGTGGCGCTGCACGGACGTCAGGATAATGCTGGCAGTTTTGACCTTTTGATTCCTTTATTACCAGACGACATTTCTGTACTTTGTGTGGACATGCCTGGACATGGTTTATCATCTCATTATCCAAAGGGtcatttctattataattactgGGACGGTATTATTCTACTACGTAGAATCATGACACATTTCAGTTGGAGCAAG GTGAAACTACTTGGACATTCCTTAGGAGGAgcaatatcatttttatacgcTGCATCGTATCCTGATGATGTAGAACTTCTGATTAGTCTAGATATTGCAGCTCCTACTGTAAAAGGGGTCGCGAAAATTACTCAAGCAACTGGCGATACcatcgacaaatttttaaagtatgAAATGCAGGAATCTAGTAATATTCCGTCTTACACATACGATGAAGCACTTGACATAGTATACGATGGTTATAAAGGCTCCATAACTAAAGAAAgtgctgtaatattaatgaaacgtgGAACACGACCCAGTGGTGAACCCGACCGATATTGCTTTTCGCGCGATGTACGATTAAAG GCTTCCCTTTTGAATATGCCATCCATCGATCTAATGCTTTCCTATGCAGCACGGATAAAATGTGCTTATCTTAATATTCGTGCTGTAAACGGATTGGTATACGATCAAGCCGAACATTACGAtgacattttaaatgaaataaaagtaggTGCAAAGAGATTCGAATTTCATGTGGTGGAAGGAACTCACCATGTACATTTGAATAATCCTGAAAGGATTGCAACCataattacgaaatttatTAGTACTTAA
- the LOC128880908 gene encoding probable serine hydrolase isoform X1 yields MSIIEQKIPPTDNMNGHKTHHFEEIEIPVPWGHVSGKRWGPVDQQPIVAIHGWQDNCGTFDSLIALLPPEVPILALDLPGHGHSSRYPPGHFYHIFWDGLLLLRRIVKFYKWNKVKLLGHSLGGAISFLYAASYPDDVELLISLDIAAPTVKGVAKITQATGDTIDKFLKYEMQESSNIPSYTYDEALDIVYDGYKGSITKESAVILMKRGTRPSGEPDRYCFSRDVRLKASLLNMPSIDLMLSYAARIKCAYLNIRAVNGLVYDQAEHYDDILNEIKVGAKRFEFHVVEGTHHVHLNNPERIATIITKFIST; encoded by the exons ATGAGTATTATTGAACAGAAAATTCCTCCCACTGATAACATGAATGGGCATAAAACGCATC attttgaagaaattgaaatacctGTACCATGGGGCCACGTAAGCg gCAAGAGGTGGGGACCAGTGGATCAACAACCGATAGTGGCAATACATGGCTGGCAAGATAATTGTGGGACTTTTGATTCCTTGATCGCATTATTGCCACCAGAAGTACCCATTTTAGCATTAGATCTGCCTGGTCATGGTCATTCTTCCAGATATCCTCCTGGGCATTTCTATCATATATTCTGGGATGGGCTTCTCTTGCTTCGTagaattgttaaattttacaagtgGAATAAG GTGAAACTACTTGGACATTCCTTAGGAGGAgcaatatcatttttatacgcTGCATCGTATCCTGATGATGTAGAACTTCTGATTAGTCTAGATATTGCAGCTCCTACTGTAAAAGGGGTCGCGAAAATTACTCAAGCAACTGGCGATACcatcgacaaatttttaaagtatgAAATGCAGGAATCTAGTAATATTCCGTCTTACACATACGATGAAGCACTTGACATAGTATACGATGGTTATAAAGGCTCCATAACTAAAGAAAgtgctgtaatattaatgaaacgtgGAACACGACCCAGTGGTGAACCCGACCGATATTGCTTTTCGCGCGATGTACGATTAAAG GCTTCCCTTTTGAATATGCCATCCATCGATCTAATGCTTTCCTATGCAGCACGGATAAAATGTGCTTATCTTAATATTCGTGCTGTAAACGGATTGGTATACGATCAAGCCGAACATTACGAtgacattttaaatgaaataaaagtaggTGCAAAGAGATTCGAATTTCATGTGGTGGAAGGAACTCACCATGTACATTTGAATAATCCTGAAAGGATTGCAACCataattacgaaatttatTAGTACTTAA